One segment of Radiobacillus kanasensis DNA contains the following:
- a CDS encoding YlmC/YmxH family sporulation protein, producing MRYRDLSGKEIVDVRNGSRLGMLGQTDLELNEKTGEIESFIVPNYKWFGMKKEGDNVRMHWKDINKIGDDMIIIDPKNS from the coding sequence ATGAGGTATCGTGACTTAAGCGGGAAAGAAATAGTCGACGTTCGCAACGGTTCCAGATTAGGAATGTTAGGTCAAACAGATTTGGAATTAAACGAGAAGACAGGGGAAATTGAATCGTTTATCGTTCCCAACTATAAATGGTTTGGGATGAAAAAAGAAGGCGATAACGTGCGGATGCATTGGAAAGATATTAATAAAATTGGGGACGACATGATTATCATTGATCCTAAAAATTCATAA
- a CDS encoding polysaccharide deacetylase family protein, with the protein MNRWNRFFIQLLTFLIIVAIGYQVEPNPFALNDLSNIDQAIPVSENDTLMQTIKEKRKEYEKAPENAQIHEVWKKTPGRNGLKVNVEKSYKKMKEEGKFDESLLVYDQVKPEVTLEDLPPSPIYRGHPEKQMVSLLINVAWGEDNIPSILNTLKKQKVKATFFIEGKWASKNSDLVKMIREEGHLIGNHAYDHPDMSRLSGAENREQIVKTNEILEGILGKRPLWFAPPSGSMNKEVVKIAAEEGMETILWTVDTVDWKKPTTEVMVNRVMGKLHPGAMILMHPTDVIERGLEDLILNIKEKKYKLGTVERLLSEKRF; encoded by the coding sequence ATGAACCGTTGGAATCGTTTTTTTATACAATTATTAACTTTTTTGATTATTGTAGCGATTGGTTATCAGGTTGAACCGAATCCATTTGCCTTAAATGACTTATCGAACATAGATCAGGCAATACCTGTGAGCGAAAATGACACGCTCATGCAAACGATTAAAGAAAAACGGAAAGAATATGAAAAGGCACCAGAAAATGCCCAAATCCATGAAGTTTGGAAAAAGACGCCTGGACGAAACGGCTTAAAAGTGAACGTGGAGAAATCCTATAAGAAGATGAAAGAAGAGGGGAAGTTTGATGAATCCCTCCTTGTATATGACCAAGTAAAGCCAGAAGTCACGTTAGAGGATTTGCCGCCATCCCCAATATACCGAGGGCATCCTGAAAAGCAGATGGTATCGTTATTAATAAATGTTGCATGGGGTGAGGATAATATTCCAAGTATCCTGAATACGTTGAAAAAGCAAAAAGTAAAAGCCACCTTTTTTATTGAAGGAAAGTGGGCGTCCAAAAATTCGGATCTCGTAAAGATGATCCGGGAAGAGGGTCACCTTATTGGAAATCACGCTTACGACCATCCGGATATGAGTCGCTTAAGTGGTGCTGAAAATCGCGAACAAATTGTGAAGACAAACGAAATATTAGAAGGCATTTTAGGAAAAAGACCGCTGTGGTTTGCGCCACCGAGTGGGAGCATGAATAAAGAGGTTGTCAAAATCGCAGCAGAGGAAGGGATGGAAACTATCCTTTGGACGGTAGATACAGTTGATTGGAAGAAGCCTACGACAGAAGTTATGGTTAATCGGGTGATGGGCAAACTACATCCTGGTGCTATGATTCTCATGCACCCAACGGATGTCATAGAAAGAGGGTTAGAAGACTTAATTTTGAATATTAAAGAGAAAAAGTATAAACTAGGTACTGTTGAACGATTACTAAGTGAGAAGAGATTTTAA
- the dpaB gene encoding dipicolinate synthase subunit B, whose protein sequence is MSLKGKRIGFGLTGSHCTYEAVFPQIEKLVEQGADVVPVVSYTVQNTDTKFGKAKDHLQRIREITGKDLITAIPEAEPLGPAAPLDCMVIAPLTGNSMSKLANGLTDNPVLMAAKATIRNGNPVVLGISTNDALGLNGVNLMRLMATKLIYFIPYGQDDYIKKPNSMVSDMELLSDSVEEALEFKQIQPVIIERM, encoded by the coding sequence ATGTCGTTAAAAGGGAAACGTATTGGTTTTGGGTTAACAGGATCTCATTGCACGTATGAAGCAGTGTTTCCACAAATTGAAAAGTTAGTGGAACAAGGTGCAGATGTGGTCCCAGTTGTGTCTTATACGGTACAGAACACAGACACGAAATTTGGAAAGGCAAAAGATCACCTTCAACGAATAAGAGAGATTACTGGTAAGGATTTAATTACGGCCATTCCGGAAGCAGAGCCTTTAGGTCCTGCAGCTCCGTTAGATTGCATGGTTATCGCTCCATTGACTGGAAATTCGATGAGTAAATTGGCAAATGGTCTAACCGATAATCCAGTTTTAATGGCAGCAAAGGCTACCATTCGTAATGGGAATCCGGTGGTATTAGGCATTTCAACGAACGATGCACTAGGTTTAAACGGGGTAAACTTAATGAGACTTATGGCAACGAAATTAATTTATTTCATTCCGTACGGTCAAGATGATTATATTAAAAAACCGAATTCCATGGTGTCTGACATGGAATTGTTATCCGACTCAGTCGAAGAAGCTCTAGAATTCAAGCAAATTCAACCCGTTATTATCGAGAGAATGTAA
- a CDS encoding bifunctional riboflavin kinase/FAD synthetase — MKTVRLSYAQTLELNACPETVAAIGFFDGIHKGHQKLIHTAVHTAKEKGMKSAVITFYPHPKVILKKDTQAVRYLTPVEEKEAILAELDVDYLYIIDFTKELSQLSPQGFIDHFIKGLNIQHLVAGFDFSYGHMGKGSMETMEEHAAGAFTYNVIEKVEQDGDKISSTRIRHLLAEGKVEEANDLLGRPLIARGVVVDGERRGRQLGFPTANINVSDEYLLPKTGVYAVTVLHNGKRVKGMASLGYNPTFDTVHEKPRIEVHIFDFNQEIYGQELGIEWRFFLREEEKYDHIDDLIAQIHNDEEVSRKLLSST; from the coding sequence ATGAAGACCGTAAGATTGTCTTATGCACAAACATTAGAACTCAATGCGTGTCCAGAAACAGTTGCAGCCATCGGTTTTTTCGATGGCATTCATAAGGGCCACCAAAAATTGATTCATACCGCTGTACATACAGCAAAAGAAAAAGGGATGAAGAGTGCCGTCATTACGTTTTATCCACACCCCAAAGTCATTTTAAAGAAAGATACACAAGCCGTACGTTATTTGACACCTGTTGAGGAGAAAGAAGCGATATTGGCAGAGTTAGACGTGGACTATTTATATATTATTGATTTTACAAAAGAGCTTTCCCAATTATCGCCACAGGGTTTTATTGATCATTTTATAAAAGGGCTCAACATCCAACATCTAGTAGCAGGCTTTGACTTCAGTTACGGACATATGGGCAAAGGCTCCATGGAAACTATGGAAGAGCATGCAGCCGGGGCTTTTACCTACAACGTGATTGAAAAAGTCGAACAAGATGGTGACAAGATTAGCTCGACGAGAATTCGGCATCTATTAGCAGAAGGAAAAGTAGAAGAAGCGAATGATCTTCTTGGAAGACCTTTAATAGCACGAGGAGTCGTAGTAGATGGGGAAAGAAGAGGGCGTCAGCTCGGTTTTCCAACAGCAAATATTAATGTTTCGGATGAATATTTACTACCTAAAACGGGGGTCTATGCAGTAACTGTTCTACATAACGGAAAAAGAGTAAAGGGAATGGCAAGCCTTGGCTACAATCCAACTTTTGATACCGTTCATGAGAAACCTCGGATAGAAGTTCACATTTTTGATTTTAATCAAGAGATTTATGGGCAAGAATTAGGAATAGAGTGGCGATTTTTTCTTCGCGAAGAAGAAAAGTATGATCATATCGACGATTTAATCGCGCAAATTCACAACGATGAGGAAGTAAGTAGGAAGCTTCTATCATCCACCTAA
- the rpsO gene encoding 30S ribosomal protein S15 yields MALTQERKNEIINEYKTHDNDTGSPEVQIAVLTEEITSLNEHLRVHKKDHHSRRGLLKMVGKRRNLLNYLRNKDVTRYRELIQKLGLRR; encoded by the coding sequence ATGGCACTTACACAAGAGCGTAAGAACGAGATTATCAATGAGTACAAAACACACGATAATGACACTGGTTCTCCAGAAGTTCAAATCGCTGTCCTAACTGAAGAGATTACTAGCTTAAACGAGCATCTACGTGTTCACAAGAAAGATCACCACTCTCGTCGTGGTCTTTTGAAAATGGTAGGGAAACGTCGTAACTTGTTAAACTACCTACGTAATAAAGACGTAACACGTTATCGCGAGTTAATTCAAAAACTTGGCTTACGTCGTTAA
- the dpaA gene encoding dipicolinic acid synthetase subunit A, whose amino-acid sequence MKSAKNIAILGGDARYLQMIKQLSKSEDIHIQVVGFDHLNQGYTGVNQVEMEDLRVSELDAVILPIPGTDDQGFIETTFSDQKIQITPEWLNQLSKHCVVFSGIANDYLIVNVKKAGVRLVPLMKRNDVAIYNSIPTVEGTIMMAIQHTDFTIHSSNVVVLGLGRVGMSVASKFSALGAKVFVGSRKKEDIARSTEMGLEGFHMNQLSSYTPNCDILINTVPAKIVTDDVIKPMMAHALIIDLASKPGGTDFEYADKRGIKAIHALGLPGIVAAKTAGEILGTVIEQVLKEHQEERGL is encoded by the coding sequence ATGAAATCAGCCAAAAACATCGCAATTTTAGGCGGTGATGCAAGATATCTACAAATGATTAAACAATTATCCAAATCAGAGGATATACACATACAAGTAGTTGGGTTTGATCATTTAAACCAAGGATACACCGGTGTTAACCAGGTGGAAATGGAAGATTTACGTGTTTCTGAATTAGACGCGGTTATTCTTCCTATTCCGGGAACAGATGATCAAGGATTTATCGAAACCACTTTTTCGGATCAAAAGATTCAAATTACTCCAGAGTGGCTAAACCAGTTATCGAAGCATTGCGTTGTATTTAGTGGAATTGCTAATGATTATCTAATTGTAAATGTAAAAAAAGCTGGAGTTCGTCTTGTCCCACTAATGAAGCGAAATGATGTTGCCATCTACAATTCTATTCCAACTGTCGAAGGAACGATTATGATGGCAATTCAACACACAGACTTTACCATCCACAGTTCCAATGTTGTAGTTTTAGGTTTAGGAAGAGTTGGGATGAGTGTTGCAAGTAAGTTTTCAGCATTAGGTGCCAAAGTATTTGTTGGTTCGAGGAAGAAAGAAGATATCGCACGAAGTACCGAAATGGGATTAGAAGGTTTTCACATGAATCAGCTTTCTTCATATACTCCTAATTGTGACATTCTTATTAATACAGTACCGGCCAAAATAGTGACCGATGATGTCATTAAACCGATGATGGCACATGCTTTGATCATTGACCTAGCCTCAAAGCCTGGTGGAACCGATTTTGAGTATGCTGATAAAAGAGGAATTAAGGCCATTCATGCATTAGGCTTACCAGGCATTGTGGCTGCGAAAACAGCAGGGGAAATACTTGGTACAGTAATTGAGCAGGTCTTAAAGGAACATCAAGAAGAAAGGGGTCTTTAA
- the asd gene encoding aspartate-semialdehyde dehydrogenase: MENQNGYHVAVVGATGAVGQKMLETLEKKNFPMESLTLLSSSRSAGKKINFKGEEYVVQEAKPESFEGIQIALFSAGGSVSKQLAHEAVKRGAVVIDNTSAFRMDKDVPLVVPEVNEEDLKNHNGIIANPNCSTIQMVAALKPLQDAYGLSRIIVSTYQAVSGAGTIATDELHNQSRDMLEGKEAKAEILPVKGDKRHFPIAFNALPQIDVFQDNGYTFEEMKMINETKKIMHAPELQVSATCVRLPIVTSHAESVYIELDQEGLEVADLHKALQSADGVVLEDNPSEQVYPTPLSAANKSDVFVGRVRKDLDNPKGFHLWVVSDNLLKGAAWNSVQIAESLIKNNLL, encoded by the coding sequence GTGGAAAATCAAAATGGCTATCATGTTGCCGTTGTTGGCGCAACAGGAGCAGTTGGACAAAAAATGTTGGAAACATTAGAGAAAAAGAACTTCCCAATGGAAAGCTTAACTTTACTTTCATCCAGCCGTTCCGCTGGTAAAAAAATAAATTTTAAAGGTGAGGAGTATGTCGTACAAGAAGCGAAACCAGAAAGCTTTGAAGGCATACAAATTGCTTTATTCTCAGCAGGAGGCTCTGTATCGAAACAGCTTGCTCACGAAGCGGTAAAAAGAGGCGCAGTTGTTATCGATAACACAAGTGCGTTCCGTATGGATAAAGATGTTCCATTAGTTGTTCCAGAAGTCAACGAAGAGGACTTGAAAAATCATAATGGAATCATTGCAAATCCAAACTGTTCTACGATTCAAATGGTAGCAGCATTAAAACCGTTACAAGATGCATATGGTCTTTCAAGAATCATTGTGTCTACGTATCAAGCGGTTTCAGGTGCAGGTACGATTGCAACTGATGAATTACACAACCAATCACGCGATATGTTAGAAGGAAAAGAAGCAAAAGCGGAAATCCTTCCTGTTAAAGGCGATAAAAGGCATTTTCCAATTGCTTTTAACGCACTTCCTCAGATCGATGTATTCCAAGATAACGGATATACGTTTGAGGAAATGAAAATGATTAATGAGACGAAGAAAATTATGCACGCGCCAGAGCTTCAGGTTTCAGCTACGTGTGTTCGTCTTCCGATTGTTACTTCTCATGCAGAAAGTGTCTATATTGAATTGGATCAAGAGGGTTTAGAGGTTGCAGATTTACACAAAGCACTACAATCAGCAGACGGTGTCGTATTAGAGGATAATCCTTCTGAGCAAGTATATCCGACTCCACTTAGTGCAGCTAATAAGAGCGACGTGTTCGTTGGACGTGTTCGAAAAGATTTAGATAACCCGAAAGGTTTCCATTTATGGGTAGTATCCGACAACCTTCTAAAGGGAGCAGCGTGGAATTCTGTACAAATCGCAGAAAGTCTTATCAAAAATAATTTGCTGTGA
- a CDS encoding M16 family metallopeptidase, translating to MLQRHTCQNGLRIVQEHIPAVRSVTIGVWVLTGSRNEAAPINGISHFIEHMFFKGTKKRTALDIAEAFDAIGGQVNAFTSKEYTCYYAKVLDTHKEFALEVLADMFFHSTFDSEEMEREKKVVLEEIKMAEDTPDDIVHDLLSQASYGKHPLGYPILGSQETLQSFQADDLRSYIDDRYRPDNVVISVAGNVDASFLEKIESYFGNYEGVDSQKELESPAFLTNQIVRKKETEQAHLCLGYNGLPLAHENMYSLIVMNNVLGGSMSSRLFQEIREKKGLAYSVFSYHSTFVDSGLLTIYAGTGNEQLPLLRETIDETIANFIQNGLTEKELRNSKEQLKGSLMLSLESTNSRMSRNGKNELILGRHRTLDEMIEEIDAVTMESTNQIIQDVFSQPFSSALVSSNA from the coding sequence TTGCTACAAAGACATACTTGTCAAAATGGATTAAGAATTGTTCAAGAACACATTCCAGCTGTACGCTCTGTGACGATTGGCGTATGGGTATTAACTGGTTCAAGGAATGAAGCAGCTCCCATAAATGGAATCTCTCATTTTATCGAGCATATGTTTTTTAAAGGAACGAAAAAACGAACCGCTCTTGACATTGCCGAAGCATTTGATGCGATTGGAGGACAGGTGAATGCATTCACCTCCAAAGAGTATACGTGCTATTATGCAAAGGTCTTAGATACGCATAAGGAATTTGCTTTGGAAGTTTTAGCGGATATGTTTTTTCATTCCACATTTGATTCCGAAGAAATGGAACGTGAAAAGAAAGTAGTGTTAGAAGAAATAAAAATGGCAGAAGACACACCAGACGATATTGTTCATGATCTACTTTCCCAAGCTTCCTATGGAAAACATCCTTTAGGCTACCCGATATTGGGCTCACAAGAAACACTACAGTCCTTTCAAGCCGACGACTTACGATCTTACATAGATGATCGATATCGACCTGATAATGTCGTTATTTCCGTTGCTGGTAATGTTGACGCAAGCTTCTTAGAAAAAATTGAAAGCTATTTTGGTAATTATGAAGGGGTCGATAGTCAAAAAGAACTGGAGAGTCCTGCCTTTTTGACGAATCAAATCGTACGCAAGAAAGAGACCGAACAAGCCCACCTATGCTTAGGGTACAACGGATTACCACTCGCGCATGAGAATATGTATAGTCTTATTGTGATGAACAATGTGTTAGGTGGGAGTATGAGCTCTCGCTTGTTCCAAGAAATTCGCGAGAAAAAAGGGTTAGCATACTCGGTGTTTTCTTACCATAGTACGTTTGTGGATAGCGGTCTTCTAACCATATATGCAGGAACAGGGAATGAACAACTACCGCTTCTTAGAGAGACAATTGATGAGACAATAGCCAACTTCATACAGAACGGCTTAACGGAGAAAGAGCTAAGAAATAGTAAAGAACAGCTTAAAGGTAGCTTAATGCTTAGCCTAGAGAGTACGAATAGTAGAATGAGTCGAAACGGAAAAAATGAATTGATTTTAGGACGTCATCGCACGTTAGATGAAATGATTGAGGAAATAGATGCGGTGACCATGGAAAGTACGAATCAAATCATCCAAGACGTCTTTTCTCAGCCTTTTTCAAGTGCGTTAGTTTCTTCCAACGCATAA
- the pnp gene encoding polyribonucleotide nucleotidyltransferase — MAEDKKIFSTEISGKPFSVEIGELAKQANGACMVQYGDTSVLATATGSKEPKDLPFFPLTVNYEERLYAVGKIPGGFIKREGRPSEKAVLTSRLIDRPIRPLFPDGYRNDVQVISTVMSVDQDCSSVIAAMVGSSLALGISDIPFGGPIAGVIVGRIDGEFIVNPSIDEEEKSDLHLTVAGTKDAINMVEAGAEEVPEEIMLEAIMFGHEEIKRLVAFQEEVIAAVGKEKMEVKLFELDEELLQEVKAKAESSLIQAIQVQEKHAREEAINLAKQAIVEQYEEHEAEEDTLKQVKAILDKMVKEEVRRLITKEKIRPDGRKIDEIRPLSSRIGALPRTHGSGLFTRGQTQALSVCTLGALGDVQILDGLDLEESKRFMHHYNFPSFSVGETGPIRGPGRREIGHGALGERALEVVIPSEKEFPYTIRLVSEVLESNGSTSQASICASTLAMMDAGVPIKAPVAGIAMGLVKSGEDYTILTDIQGMEDFLGDMDFKVAGTEKGVTALQMDIKIEGLSREILEEALTQAKKGRMEILKHMLETIGAPKEELSKYAPKILTMHIKPDKIRDVIGPSGKQINKIIEDTGVKIDIEQDGTVFISSTEMEMNKKAQKIIEDIVREVEVGEMYLGTVKRIEKFGAFVELFKGKEGLVHISEMAEERINKVEDVVKLGDKIMVKVKEIDNQGRVNLSRKAVLKEEKEKAEKAKS, encoded by the coding sequence ATGGCAGAAGACAAGAAAATATTCTCCACGGAAATTTCCGGAAAGCCTTTTTCCGTTGAAATTGGAGAGCTTGCAAAACAGGCTAATGGAGCTTGTATGGTGCAATATGGAGACACCTCCGTATTAGCAACTGCAACGGGTTCTAAAGAACCGAAAGACTTGCCTTTCTTCCCCCTAACTGTGAACTATGAAGAACGTTTGTACGCAGTAGGGAAGATACCAGGTGGATTCATTAAGAGAGAAGGTCGACCAAGTGAAAAAGCCGTTTTGACCTCTCGTCTAATTGACCGTCCGATTCGCCCGCTGTTCCCTGACGGGTATCGTAATGATGTCCAAGTAATCAGTACCGTAATGAGTGTGGATCAGGATTGTTCATCAGTGATTGCCGCAATGGTAGGGTCTTCACTAGCACTAGGAATTTCTGACATTCCATTTGGTGGTCCAATTGCTGGTGTAATCGTAGGAAGAATAGATGGGGAGTTCATCGTTAACCCTTCTATTGATGAAGAGGAAAAGAGTGATCTTCACTTAACCGTTGCTGGAACAAAAGATGCGATTAACATGGTAGAAGCCGGTGCAGAGGAAGTTCCAGAAGAAATCATGTTAGAAGCCATCATGTTCGGTCATGAAGAAATCAAGCGATTAGTGGCATTCCAAGAGGAAGTAATCGCTGCTGTTGGAAAAGAAAAAATGGAAGTGAAGCTTTTCGAACTAGATGAAGAACTTCTACAAGAAGTAAAAGCGAAAGCAGAATCTAGTTTAATCCAAGCAATTCAAGTTCAAGAAAAGCACGCAAGAGAAGAAGCGATTAATCTTGCGAAACAAGCGATTGTTGAACAATATGAAGAACATGAAGCAGAAGAAGATACGCTCAAGCAAGTGAAAGCGATTCTTGACAAAATGGTCAAAGAAGAAGTTCGTCGTTTAATTACCAAAGAAAAAATTCGACCAGATGGACGTAAGATTGATGAAATCCGCCCATTATCTTCACGTATTGGTGCATTACCTAGAACACACGGTTCTGGTCTATTCACTCGTGGTCAAACCCAAGCTCTAAGTGTTTGTACGTTAGGTGCGCTAGGAGATGTTCAAATATTAGATGGGTTGGACTTAGAAGAATCAAAGCGCTTCATGCACCATTATAACTTCCCTTCCTTTAGTGTGGGTGAAACTGGACCAATTAGAGGACCGGGACGTCGTGAAATTGGACATGGTGCACTTGGTGAGCGTGCTTTAGAGGTAGTGATTCCTTCTGAAAAAGAATTCCCGTACACCATTCGACTTGTGTCTGAAGTACTAGAATCAAATGGATCTACTTCTCAAGCTAGTATTTGTGCAAGTACGTTAGCGATGATGGATGCTGGTGTTCCAATCAAAGCTCCAGTAGCAGGTATCGCGATGGGACTTGTCAAATCAGGTGAAGATTATACAATTCTTACTGATATTCAAGGTATGGAAGACTTCCTAGGAGACATGGATTTCAAAGTAGCTGGAACAGAAAAAGGTGTTACAGCCCTTCAAATGGATATTAAAATTGAAGGATTATCTAGAGAAATTCTAGAAGAAGCCTTAACTCAAGCGAAAAAAGGTCGTATGGAAATTCTTAAGCATATGCTTGAGACAATTGGTGCACCGAAAGAAGAGCTTTCCAAATATGCTCCTAAGATTCTTACCATGCACATTAAACCAGATAAAATTCGTGATGTTATTGGACCAAGTGGAAAACAGATCAATAAAATCATCGAAGATACTGGTGTTAAAATTGACATCGAGCAAGACGGAACAGTCTTTATTTCTTCCACAGAAATGGAAATGAACAAGAAAGCTCAAAAAATCATCGAGGATATCGTTCGTGAAGTAGAAGTTGGCGAAATGTACCTCGGTACTGTGAAACGCATTGAGAAATTCGGTGCCTTTGTTGAATTGTTCAAAGGAAAAGAAGGACTTGTTCATATTTCGGAAATGGCAGAAGAAAGAATCAATAAAGTCGAAGACGTTGTAAAACTCGGAGACAAGATCATGGTTAAGGTAAAAGAGATTGATAACCAAGGTCGTGTAAATCTTTCTCGTAAAGCTGTTTTGAAAGAGGAAAAAGAAAAAGCAGAAAAAGCTAAATCGTAA